The following coding sequences lie in one Sphingobium sp. RAC03 genomic window:
- a CDS encoding efflux RND transporter periplasmic adaptor subunit produces MKTILMGGAMPLGLALLLSACGGSSEGGDAAATNEASANADEGGGKEAHADEGAVTLTPDQITAAGVQIARPMTGGAGTIELPATIEGDPQGTQVVSAAIGGRVVSLTRNLGQSVGRGETIAVIESREAAQLKGEVEASRARLALANSNLAREQRLFAQRVSPEQDLIAARTAATEARIAYRQAQSQVSAAGGGGGGGGLNRLGITAPIAGQIISRPVVLGQTVTADAELYRIANLSRVSLALNLKPEDAGRVRPGNVVTVTAPGRQTSARITFVSPALDPQTRQVPVIATLDNRGAQWRVGEPVTAAVQLSGNAGSSAVRVPTTAIQTVEGKSVVFVRTAKGFQATPVTLGDAAGDTVIVRSGLSGREQIATTGSFTLKAELGKGEAAHED; encoded by the coding sequence ATGAAGACCATCCTTATGGGCGGCGCGATGCCGCTTGGCCTCGCCTTGCTGCTCTCCGCTTGCGGCGGTAGCTCCGAAGGCGGCGATGCTGCTGCAACCAATGAAGCATCTGCCAATGCCGACGAGGGCGGCGGTAAAGAAGCGCATGCCGACGAAGGGGCCGTGACGCTCACGCCCGACCAGATCACGGCCGCTGGGGTCCAGATCGCGCGCCCGATGACAGGCGGAGCCGGTACGATCGAACTGCCCGCAACTATCGAGGGTGATCCGCAAGGGACGCAGGTCGTTTCCGCCGCGATCGGAGGCCGCGTCGTTTCATTGACCCGCAATCTGGGCCAGTCGGTCGGCAGGGGGGAAACCATCGCGGTCATCGAAAGCAGGGAAGCGGCACAGCTCAAGGGAGAGGTGGAAGCGTCGCGCGCCAGGCTTGCACTCGCCAATTCCAACCTCGCACGCGAACAGCGCCTGTTCGCGCAGCGCGTGTCGCCCGAACAAGACCTGATCGCGGCGCGAACGGCTGCGACCGAAGCAAGGATTGCCTACCGTCAGGCCCAAAGTCAGGTCTCGGCCGCTGGCGGCGGCGGGGGCGGGGGCGGCCTCAACCGCCTCGGTATTACAGCCCCCATCGCCGGCCAGATCATCTCGCGTCCGGTCGTGCTGGGCCAGACCGTCACAGCCGACGCGGAACTGTACCGTATCGCCAATCTTAGCCGGGTATCGCTGGCGCTGAACCTCAAGCCCGAAGACGCCGGCAGGGTCAGGCCCGGGAACGTCGTAACGGTAACGGCGCCGGGCAGGCAGACCAGCGCGCGTATAACCTTCGTCTCGCCCGCGCTTGATCCCCAAACGCGGCAGGTGCCGGTTATCGCGACGCTCGACAATCGCGGCGCTCAGTGGCGTGTCGGCGAGCCCGTCACTGCTGCGGTGCAGCTGAGCGGCAATGCTGGAAGCTCTGCGGTACGCGTGCCGACGACGGCCATTCAGACCGTCGAAGGCAAATCGGTGGTCTTTGTCCGCACCGCCAAGGGGTTCCAGGCTACCCCGGTCACGCTGGGCGATGCCGCCGGCGATACCGTCATCGTCCGCTCTGGCCTCAGCGGCCGCGAACAGATCGCCACTACCGGCAGCTTCACGCTCAAGGCCGAACTCGGCAAGGGCGAAGCGGCGCACGAGGATTGA
- a CDS encoding efflux RND transporter permease subunit: protein MIARIVTWAVEKRWLVLLLTAVATAIGAYSLYRLPIDAVPDITNNQVQINVRASALSPELVEKQVSFPIETALAGIPGLENTRSLSRNGFAQITAVFGESTDIYFARQQVGERLAGVAENLPDGVNPEMGPIATGLGEVYMWTVRLDHRQDDKHRPGEPGQQPDGSYITPEGERLTSEEDKATYLRTAQDWIVTPLLKNTPGLAGVDSIGGYAKQYLVVPDVQKLASLNITLTDLGTALEKNNTSVGGGFVNRNGEGLAVRSDALVRNAAELSRTVIATREGVPITLDQVATVRTGQAIRMGSASENGTEVVVGTAIMRIGENSRNVATAVADRLKEINASLPPDVVVQPVLDRTALVNSTIKTVAKNLSEGALLVIVVLFLLLGNFRAALIAAAVIPVTMMLTGFGMLRLGVSANLMSLGALDFGLIVDGAVIIVENALRRLAEQQHHEGRLLSMKERLEAVATAAREMIRPSVYGQAIIILVYVPLLTLTGVEGKTFVPMALTVIIALLFAFALSLTFVPAAIAIWLSKRVEEKDGRIISWLKARYEPGLEKAMKRPSLTIGASVVSLVAAALAFTTLGQVFLPQLDEGDLLIQALRIPATSVQQSQAMQVPIERIVAKQPEVRFVFSKTGTAELASDPMPPNATDMFVILKPRDEWPDPKLAKEELVERLEGLLGKIPGNAYEITQPIQMRFNELIAGVRGDIAVKVFGDDFVAMNRTAEQIAGVLRKTPGAADVKVEQTTGLPMLDIRVNRDAMARVGVTAQDVQDTITATIGGRESGMIFEGDRRFPVVIRLSDAQRADLRQLEQVQVPIAGGGYVPLSSVASIGVVDGPNQISRENGKRRVVVQANVRGRDVGSVVADAQEAVGQNVRLPAGSYLEWGGQFENLESASQRLQLVIPACFILILLLLYGALGSARDAAIVFTGVPFALVGGVLLLFARGMDFSISAAVGFIALSGIAVLNGLVMVSSVQDLIRSGMDRAEAARTGAIQRLRPVVMTALVASLGFVPMAFASGAGAEVQKPLATVVIGGLISATFLTLFVLPTLYARFGQQAVKGDERDEAAPLPQYT, encoded by the coding sequence ATGATCGCCCGTATCGTCACATGGGCGGTCGAGAAGCGCTGGCTCGTCCTGCTTCTCACCGCCGTCGCCACCGCCATCGGTGCCTATTCCCTTTACCGGCTCCCGATCGACGCGGTGCCGGACATCACCAACAACCAGGTCCAGATCAACGTCCGCGCCTCGGCGCTGTCGCCCGAGCTGGTCGAGAAGCAGGTTTCGTTTCCGATCGAAACCGCGCTTGCCGGCATTCCCGGCCTTGAAAACACGCGCTCGCTCAGCCGCAATGGGTTCGCGCAGATAACCGCGGTCTTCGGCGAGTCCACCGACATCTATTTCGCTCGCCAACAGGTCGGCGAGCGTCTGGCGGGCGTCGCGGAGAACCTGCCTGACGGCGTGAACCCCGAAATGGGGCCGATCGCAACGGGACTGGGCGAGGTCTATATGTGGACTGTCCGGCTTGATCATCGACAAGATGACAAGCATCGCCCCGGTGAGCCTGGTCAGCAGCCCGACGGCAGCTACATCACGCCGGAAGGCGAACGGCTGACGAGCGAAGAAGACAAGGCGACCTATCTGCGCACCGCGCAGGATTGGATCGTCACGCCGCTTTTGAAGAACACGCCGGGTCTTGCCGGCGTCGACTCCATCGGTGGCTATGCCAAGCAGTATCTGGTCGTCCCCGACGTCCAGAAGCTCGCTTCCCTGAACATCACGCTCACCGATCTTGGCACCGCACTCGAGAAGAACAACACCAGCGTGGGCGGCGGCTTCGTCAACCGCAACGGCGAGGGTCTGGCGGTCCGCTCCGACGCGCTGGTGCGCAACGCGGCCGAACTGTCGCGCACCGTCATAGCAACCCGCGAAGGGGTGCCGATTACCCTTGACCAGGTTGCCACCGTTCGCACCGGCCAGGCGATCCGCATGGGCTCGGCCTCGGAGAACGGCACCGAAGTGGTCGTGGGCACCGCGATCATGCGGATTGGCGAGAACAGCCGCAACGTCGCCACGGCGGTCGCTGATCGGCTAAAGGAGATCAACGCCTCGCTGCCGCCTGATGTCGTGGTGCAACCCGTTCTGGACCGGACCGCGCTGGTCAATTCGACGATCAAGACGGTCGCCAAGAACCTCTCCGAAGGCGCGTTGCTCGTCATCGTCGTGCTGTTCCTTCTGCTCGGCAATTTCCGCGCCGCGCTGATTGCGGCCGCCGTGATCCCGGTGACAATGATGCTCACCGGGTTCGGCATGCTGCGTCTGGGTGTCTCGGCAAATCTGATGAGCCTGGGCGCGCTCGACTTTGGTCTCATCGTCGATGGCGCTGTCATCATCGTCGAGAACGCGCTGCGCCGTCTCGCGGAGCAACAGCACCATGAAGGCCGGCTGCTCAGCATGAAGGAGCGCCTCGAAGCCGTTGCCACGGCGGCGCGCGAGATGATCCGGCCCTCGGTCTACGGGCAGGCGATCATCATCCTTGTCTATGTCCCGCTGCTCACGCTCACCGGCGTGGAGGGCAAGACGTTCGTGCCGATGGCGCTGACGGTCATCATCGCCCTGCTTTTCGCCTTTGCCTTGTCGTTGACATTCGTACCGGCGGCGATTGCTATCTGGCTGTCCAAGCGGGTCGAGGAGAAGGATGGGCGCATCATCTCATGGCTCAAAGCCCGTTACGAACCGGGTCTCGAAAAGGCCATGAAGCGCCCGTCACTCACGATCGGCGCAAGCGTTGTGAGCCTCGTCGCGGCGGCGCTGGCCTTCACTACGCTGGGGCAAGTCTTCCTGCCCCAGCTCGATGAGGGCGATCTGCTCATCCAGGCGCTGCGTATCCCGGCGACATCGGTCCAACAGAGTCAGGCCATGCAGGTGCCGATCGAGCGGATAGTCGCCAAGCAGCCCGAGGTGCGCTTCGTCTTTTCCAAGACAGGCACGGCCGAGCTGGCATCGGACCCGATGCCGCCCAACGCGACCGATATGTTCGTCATCCTCAAGCCCCGCGATGAATGGCCTGATCCCAAGCTAGCCAAGGAGGAACTGGTCGAGCGACTGGAAGGCCTGCTCGGCAAGATTCCGGGCAACGCCTACGAGATCACGCAGCCGATCCAGATGCGGTTCAACGAGCTGATCGCCGGCGTGCGCGGCGACATCGCGGTCAAGGTGTTCGGCGACGACTTCGTTGCCATGAACCGCACCGCCGAACAGATCGCCGGCGTTTTGCGCAAGACGCCAGGGGCGGCGGACGTGAAGGTTGAGCAGACCACTGGTCTGCCGATGCTCGACATCCGCGTCAATCGCGACGCGATGGCGCGGGTGGGTGTCACCGCGCAGGACGTGCAGGACACGATCACCGCTACCATCGGGGGCCGCGAGTCCGGCATGATCTTCGAGGGTGATCGCCGGTTCCCGGTGGTCATCCGCTTGTCGGACGCGCAGCGCGCGGATTTGCGTCAGCTCGAACAGGTGCAGGTGCCGATTGCCGGAGGTGGCTATGTGCCGCTGTCCAGCGTCGCCAGTATCGGCGTCGTCGATGGGCCGAACCAGATCAGTCGCGAGAACGGCAAGCGCCGGGTCGTCGTGCAGGCGAACGTGCGGGGACGTGACGTCGGCAGCGTAGTGGCGGACGCCCAGGAGGCCGTCGGGCAAAACGTCCGCTTGCCCGCTGGGAGCTATCTCGAATGGGGCGGGCAATTCGAAAATCTGGAGTCCGCCAGCCAGCGGCTTCAGCTCGTGATCCCGGCCTGCTTCATCTTGATCCTGCTGCTGCTCTATGGGGCATTGGGATCGGCGCGTGATGCCGCGATCGTGTTCACCGGCGTGCCGTTCGCCTTGGTGGGCGGCGTACTGCTACTGTTTGCCCGGGGCATGGACTTCTCGATCTCCGCAGCGGTCGGGTTCATCGCGCTGTCGGGCATCGCGGTCCTCAACGGCCTCGTCATGGTCAGTTCGGTGCAGGACTTGATCCGGTCCGGCATGGACCGGGCAGAAGCTGCGCGGACAGGGGCCATCCAGCGGCTCCGTCCTGTCGTGATGACGGCCTTGGTCGCCAGTCTCGGCTTCGTGCCGATGGCGTTTGCGAGCGGGGCCGGCGCGGAAGTGCAAAAGCCGCTCGCGACTGTTGTCATCGGCGGTCTCATCTCCGCGACCTTTTTGACGCTGTTCGTGCTGCCCACGCTCTACGCGCGTTTCGGGCAGCAGGCGGTGAAGGGTGACGAAAGAGACGAGGCGGCGCCGCTGCCGCAGTACACATGA
- a CDS encoding SRPBCC domain-containing protein, giving the protein MSVIENVISLKASPLRIWSVLTDFPAHSRWNPFIRLSGAAVQGGETAYIFRIGRLDKELTAKANIIRADKPRMFTWTAGVPKLLMFEENYTLESEATGTRVRHSLRFSGLLGAPLAALMRRKIQASLVRADASLERHLRRLSAQPVAKGRTTPPRSGFRSNRRPS; this is encoded by the coding sequence GTGTCAGTGATCGAAAATGTGATCAGCCTCAAGGCATCGCCGCTGCGCATCTGGTCGGTGCTCACCGACTTTCCAGCGCATTCCCGGTGGAACCCCTTCATTCGACTTTCCGGCGCTGCGGTCCAAGGCGGCGAGACCGCCTACATTTTCCGCATCGGTAGGCTCGATAAGGAGCTGACCGCCAAGGCGAACATCATCCGCGCCGATAAGCCGCGCATGTTCACGTGGACCGCGGGCGTTCCCAAACTCCTCATGTTTGAGGAAAATTATACTCTTGAGAGCGAGGCCACGGGAACGCGTGTGCGGCATAGCCTGCGCTTCTCGGGCCTCCTTGGCGCCCCCCTGGCAGCGTTGATGCGGCGCAAGATCCAAGCCAGCCTCGTCCGGGCGGATGCAAGCCTGGAACGGCATTTGCGGCGCCTGTCGGCTCAACCAGTTGCGAAGGGGCGGACCACGCCACCTCGAAGCGGCTTCAGAAGCAACCGGAGGCCATCATGA
- a CDS encoding MerR family transcriptional regulator has translation MKIGAIAKRTGLKIETIRFYEAEGLIEPPTRSGGNYRLYDRTQLDRLSFIKRSRDLGFTLDQVRDLLRLADNPRGSCEEVDSIVALHIDEIDRKLADLTALRSEVVRWGGDCEATTIAECKVIDALSSGAPGRL, from the coding sequence ATGAAGATCGGTGCCATTGCCAAGCGAACCGGGCTGAAAATCGAGACTATCCGCTTCTATGAGGCCGAGGGGTTGATCGAACCGCCAACACGTAGCGGCGGGAATTACCGGCTTTATGATCGAACCCAGCTTGACCGCCTCTCCTTCATCAAACGATCACGCGATCTTGGCTTTACCCTCGATCAGGTTCGGGACCTTTTGCGTCTGGCCGATAATCCTCGGGGGTCGTGTGAGGAAGTGGACAGCATCGTGGCACTTCATATCGACGAGATCGATCGTAAGCTCGCCGATCTGACGGCTTTGCGGAGCGAGGTGGTGCGTTGGGGCGGCGACTGCGAGGCAACGACGATCGCGGAATGCAAGGTCATCGACGCTTTGTCTTCGGGCGCACCGGGGCGCTTGTAA
- a CDS encoding cation transporter, translating to MADDCCSKKSDTIAELGRKADQRRVLIAVMVINFVMFIAEFGGGVAARSSALMADSVDMFGDAVVYALSLYALSRGPRWEAGAALAKGGIILVFGIAVVVEIADKLVNGVPPSSTLMLAFGSAALVANVVCLALLWRFRTQNVNMSSTFECSRNDVASNIGVLIAAGLVAATGSVWPDIAVGAVIALIFLRSAWRVLGEAIPAWRDARPAPPKLRDDTGRDIV from the coding sequence ATGGCGGACGACTGCTGTTCGAAAAAGAGTGATACGATCGCCGAGCTTGGCCGAAAGGCAGATCAGCGCCGCGTTCTGATCGCCGTAATGGTGATCAACTTCGTGATGTTCATCGCCGAGTTCGGCGGCGGCGTGGCGGCACGCTCATCGGCGCTGATGGCGGACTCCGTCGATATGTTTGGCGATGCGGTCGTCTATGCACTGAGCCTTTACGCCTTGAGCCGGGGACCGCGCTGGGAGGCAGGGGCCGCGCTTGCCAAGGGCGGTATCATCCTTGTTTTCGGCATCGCGGTGGTCGTCGAGATTGCCGACAAGCTCGTGAACGGCGTGCCGCCCTCATCGACGCTGATGCTCGCGTTCGGGAGCGCCGCACTTGTGGCCAACGTCGTTTGCCTGGCGCTGCTGTGGCGGTTCCGCACCCAAAATGTGAATATGTCGAGCACGTTCGAATGTTCGCGCAACGACGTGGCCTCCAACATCGGCGTGTTGATTGCTGCCGGACTGGTAGCCGCGACAGGCTCGGTCTGGCCCGACATCGCCGTTGGCGCGGTGATCGCGCTCATCTTCCTGCGGTCGGCGTGGCGCGTGCTGGGCGAGGCGATCCCCGCATGGCGCGACGCGCGGCCAGCGCCTCCCAAGTTACGCGATGACACTGGCCGGGATATCGTTTAG
- a CDS encoding TolC family protein encodes MKKMFVAMMAAASCASTAQAQQASTTAMTQSLGVYTLDQAVLAAGGAAPAADAASAAIEAAQAERTVAGLRPNPVFQGQVENVAGSGPYKGLQSAETTVGVAIPIELGGKRGARVAVASAQLSRAELQAAITASDIRLQVTQLYIDAVAAERRLATARDQARIAAEVLRGAGVRVQAGRASPLEQQRADVTRINADANVERLTRLAEAARTNLARRIGRPIDGMLDAALLDQLPAPTFGPVETPPAANTLALAAADADLAVADAGVRLARANRVPDLNIGPALRRLEATNDTAAVFSISIPIPLFNNGRAAIAQASAQRSQAEALRRVTALDVEQAITNAQAEAANAATTARAAAGPALAAAQEAARIARIGYREGKFGQLDLLDAERTLAETRVAAIDALANYQNARAQLERLTAPATATTISGDTDR; translated from the coding sequence ATGAAAAAGATGTTCGTGGCCATGATGGCCGCGGCGTCCTGTGCCTCGACGGCGCAGGCGCAGCAAGCGTCGACGACTGCGATGACGCAGTCGCTCGGCGTCTATACCCTCGATCAGGCCGTATTGGCCGCAGGCGGCGCGGCGCCTGCCGCTGACGCGGCATCGGCCGCAATCGAAGCGGCTCAAGCAGAACGGACGGTCGCGGGGCTGCGACCCAATCCCGTCTTTCAGGGGCAGGTCGAAAACGTCGCCGGATCTGGCCCATACAAGGGTCTGCAAAGTGCGGAGACGACCGTAGGCGTTGCAATCCCGATCGAGTTGGGCGGCAAGCGCGGCGCGCGTGTCGCTGTCGCCAGCGCACAGCTATCGCGTGCCGAACTGCAGGCAGCGATCACCGCGAGCGACATTCGTCTGCAGGTGACCCAGCTCTATATCGATGCGGTTGCGGCCGAACGCCGGCTCGCAACAGCGCGCGATCAAGCGCGCATTGCCGCCGAAGTGCTGCGCGGCGCGGGTGTGCGGGTTCAGGCGGGACGGGCCTCGCCGCTCGAACAGCAGCGCGCCGATGTCACGAGGATCAACGCCGATGCCAACGTGGAACGGCTGACACGGCTCGCCGAAGCAGCGCGCACGAACCTGGCACGGCGGATTGGACGACCTATCGACGGGATGCTCGATGCCGCGCTTCTCGATCAGCTCCCGGCACCGACCTTTGGTCCCGTCGAGACGCCGCCGGCGGCAAACACTTTGGCACTCGCCGCCGCCGACGCCGATCTAGCCGTCGCCGATGCCGGCGTGAGGCTGGCGCGGGCGAACCGCGTCCCAGACCTCAACATCGGCCCGGCTCTAAGGCGGCTCGAAGCGACCAACGACACCGCTGCGGTATTTTCGATCTCGATTCCGATCCCGCTGTTCAACAATGGCCGCGCGGCCATCGCGCAGGCGAGCGCACAGCGAAGCCAGGCGGAAGCCTTACGGCGTGTTACCGCCCTCGATGTCGAGCAAGCGATCACGAACGCGCAGGCGGAGGCCGCGAACGCGGCCACAACCGCCCGTGCTGCAGCCGGACCAGCCCTGGCGGCAGCGCAGGAAGCCGCCAGGATCGCCCGGATCGGCTACCGTGAAGGCAAGTTCGGCCAGCTCGATCTGCTCGACGCCGAACGCACTCTTGCCGAGACGCGCGTCGCCGCGATCGACGCACTCGCCAATTATCAAAATGCCCGCGCGCAACTGGAGCGGCTGACCGCTCCCGCGACGGCGACCACGATTTCGGGGGATACCGACCGATGA